Part of the Cohnella candidum genome, TCCAAACGACCAGCGTGGCCACGTAAGTCGTGATGTACGGAATGATGAAGAACGTACGCACGACTCCCCTCGCCCGCATTTTGCTGTTCAGGATAAGCGCCATTCCGAGCCCGAGAGCAAGCGTCAACGGAACGTAGATCACCATGTATAGCAGCGTGTTTTTCACGCTTTTCCAGAAGTCGGGGTCGTGCAGCATTTTGTCGTAGTACTGGAAGTGCTTGAATTCGAACGTGTTGGTCATCAGATCGACCTTGTACAAGCTTAAGAGAAACACGCAAACCATCGGAATCAACACGAAAAGCAAAAAGCCGACGAGCGCCGGCAAGGCGAACAACAGGCCTGCGCGCCTCTCCAGCCTTTCGAGCGAATAGGCCCGCTTCGTTCTTGTCGGCTTGCCGTTAGCAACTGTCTCCATATGAGCCCTCCTTTATTGCCTCTGTGTCATTATGAAGCCGAGGGCCCCGCAGGAGGAATAGAACAATCGCCGCTCTTATTTGTAAAATCGTCCGATCCGGATCGCCATGTCCCCATGAAGCCGAAAAGCCACCGTCCCTATGGAACGATGGCTTCTCTCTTTTTTACAAGAAGGAATGAATGCCTCTCAACTTGAACAGGCTGAGTACCTGACCCAGCGTCAGGGTACCTTTTGGCTGAAAATCACCGCTTCTTGCGTAATTCAATAATTGCCGGAACAAGTAGGCCGCTGCCGGCTTCTTCAAATCGTCGACGTCGCGGAAAGCAAGGCTCGTAACGAGCAGCTGTCCTTCGCCGACATTGGCTTCGAATGCGTAAGCCAAGCGCTTGGCGCGGTTGAAATTGTCGATCGGCTCGATGATCGGATCGATTCCGGGCGCGGTATCCAAGCTTATGGCCGGGGAGCCGTTGAACAGCTCGTACCAGTGCCAGTCGGACTTCCCGTCGTGAGGGAAATCGCCTATCGCCGGATGGCCGTGGATGATAGTTCCCATCGTGCCGCCGGCCTGTTCTGAGAACATCAGGTAATTCCAAAACACCGGCAAATATTTCGTTAGGACGAAATCGTAGATCTCGCTTTCTCCCGCCAGCAGCCAGACCCGGCCGCCGTTCACGAGATACTGGAGCACGTTGGTGGTCAATCGTTCCACGATCGCGAGCCGCACGCCGCGTTCAGCGGGATAGGTAAACGGATCGAACTTCGCGTTGGCCTCCAATTGGGCGCCGTAAATCGCTTGCTTTATGAAGGAAGCGCTGCTCCACACCGATGGAAAGCCGGTATCGGGCTTTAACCGCTCGAACGTCCAGAACGACCACTCATTGCGGATCTCCGTCGGATCATTCCCGTTTTCCGTCTCTTGAAGCCACGCTTCAAGGACGAGCTTGCGGGCCCCGGATTCCGGAACCCGGACGCTCACTCTGCCGATCTCATCCACGCTGCCGCGTTCGATCCCGGATACGGGGAACACCCCTTCTTCGAGCAGGTCCCCGTCCTGGGCGGAGAGCTTCCAGCATACACGGCCGGCAAGCTCGGAAGCATCACCGTAATGCGAAACCGATAGCCGGGCTTCCAGCGTCTCCCCGCCGAACAACGTCCGGCTTTCACATGCCATCAGCAGGGCAGTCGCTCCATTGAACCCGAGAAACCCGTCCGGTTCCGCAATGCCTTTGCTGTCCCAGAATACGTCGAGAATGCCCGTGGTAGCATGTCCTTGTCCGGGGAAATCCCGAATGTCCAGCAGTTGAAAGCCGGCCGCTCCCGGCGTGCGCCTGACGCGCTCCAATGCTTCCTTCAAAGATCGAACCTGATGGATGCCGGAAGCTTCGATGAACTCGCCGACCCGATCCTCCATCCCTTTGGCGCGCAAGGTCTGCTCCGTCGTCTCAAGCCAAGTCGGCTGAAGGACGCCCGAATACTTCACTTTCTCCTGCGGCCGTACATACATCGAAAATTGGGCGTGTTCATGGCCCAGAACCGGCTTTTCCGTCAATCGCGCGACGGCGGAGAAGTCCCGGTTCGTGGCGGGCATGGCGATCTCTTCGGTTTTGAGCGGTTTATGCCAGTTGAACGAATGGATATAGAAATCGCCCTCGCGGTCTTGCTCCGGAAGCTGCCCGAATCCTGTATTGTCCGTTACCAGCCGCGAAGGATCCCTTTCCCGTGCCAAACGCACGAGCTCATTCAGTCGTTCGTGCCCGTTGTCCTCGATCAATTCGTTGCCCATCGAAAACAGAACGAACGACGGGTGCTCGTTTAACCGGTCGTAGATCCGGATCAATTCTTCCTGCAGGAATGCGTCGACATCCGGATGCGGTGCGGTTCCCCGCGGTTGATAAACCGCCGACCAATGCGGAAGCTCCGTCTGCACGAGCATGCCGGCTTCATCCGCCGCTTCCCAGAACGGACGCGGAGCATTCCAGGAGTGCAGCCGGACATGATTGAAGCCGTAAGACCTGGCGATGCGGAATTGCCGTTCGTAATGCGCCTTGTCCCATACCGGGTATCCGGTCAGAGGAAAAATGCAGCAGTCCACGTATCCGCGCAGAAAAACCGGCTGCTCGTTCAAAGCCAGCTGTTGACCTAAGGCTTTGATTTCGCGGAATCCGGTGCGTCGCTGAACGCGGTCCAGTTCCGCTCCGTCGCAGGCAATCATGAATTCGGCCTCGTACAAATGCGGAGCCGCATCGGACCACAGATAAGGCTTCTCCCCGACCGGACACGCCAGAAGCGTCTCCTTTCCCCAGCAATCCGACGTCACCTCGAACGCTTCCCCGTTCGGCGCCCGGAATCGGGCGGTCAACGAACAAGCCGCCAATCGACTTGCTTCCCCGGCAACTTCGACACGGCAGCGGAAAGCCCGTTCCGCCAAATCCGCCGTGATCCGGACTTTCTGGATCCGCGTCGGCGGCAGTGACTCCCAAACGGCGCCTCCCGTAATGCCTCCCCAGTGGGTCGCCGTATGGCGGGTGTGAATATGGCTTTCTTCCAATGGCAGCCTCATCCGGTTATCGATGCGGACCAGCAGTTCGTTTCGGCCCTGGACCAGAAGTCCGGTCAAATCATGGACATGTTCCGTGGACAGGCTTGTCTCGCGGCTCGCGTACACGCCGTTCACCCACACGTCCGAAGTCCAACGGACGCCGGCCAGCACCAGACGCTCCACGCCATCCCCTAGATGCTCTTCCACAACGATTTCTGTCCGGTACCAGGCAGGCCCGACATATTCGCGAACCTTGGTCCAAGTATCGATCTGTTTCAGGCGCGGCGCCTCTCCGAACCCCTGCTCTTCCCACGAGCCGGGCACCCGGATTCGACTCTCGAATCGGGAAACCTCCGGAAGCGCGCCGGCATATTCATCTTTCGGATCCATGAGGAACTGCCATTCCCCATCCAAAGAGACCCTCGTTCTTCCCATGTCGGCAATCCCTCCTTTCTCAGCCTTTGACCGCGCCGGCGGTCAGGCCCTTCATGAACGTGCGGGATCCCAGAAGGAACAGAAGGAGCACGGGAATCGTCGCCATCGTGAGCGCCGCCATGCGGGCGGCGTAGTCGGTCCTGTGCACGATGCCAAGATTCGAGATGAACACGGGAAGCGTGTACCATGTCGCTTTGTTGATCGTAACCAAAGGCAGCAAATAGTTGTTCCACGACCACAGGAACACCAGCGTGGCCAATGTCGCCAAGCCCGGCTTGATGATCGGAAGCACGATCCGCCAGAAGATGCCGGGCTCCGAGCAGCCGTCGATGCGGGCGCATTCCAACAGATCGTTCGGAATGGAATCGCGGATGAACTGAATCATGAAAAATCCGCCGAACGGGAAGGCCGCCCACACGAGGATGACCGGCCACAGCGTGTTCCCCACGCCAAGGTGGCGCATCTCGATGATGTAGCCGATCAACCCGACCTGCGTCGGCACCATCATGGTAAGGATGACGAACAGCTGCAGCCATTTACGGCCGCGGAATTCGAACTTCGCCACGGCATAGCCGACCAGCGTGCTGGTCATCACGGCGATCGCGACGGCGGCGACGGAAACCGTCAGGCTGTTACCGTACACGCGGAGAAAATCGGAACGCAGCACCGTATGGAGGTTTTGTCCCAAGTAGTCGCCCGGCAGAATCGGAATGCCCTTGAACAAGTCCTCGGTGACATGGGTGCTCATGACGATCATGATGTAGAACGGAAACAGCGACAGCAGCGAGATGACGATCAGGCAAATCCATACGAGAGCTTTCATTTCGAATCCTCCTTCGGCGCCGTCAGCCGGTAGCTGAGCATGGAGAATACGACGATCAGCAGGAACAAGGAGTAGGCGATGGCCGACGCATACCCGAAGCGGGTATCGGAAATGAACGAGACGTCCACGAAGTGCCAGATCATCGTCAACGCGGTATTGTCAGGGCCGCCCACCTGAACCGAGCCCGACCAGCCGCCGTACAGCAGCTTCGGCTCATCGAACAATTGCAGCCCGTTAATGACGGAAGTCACGACGAGAAACACGCTGATATTGCGCAGCAGCGGCATCGTGATTTTCCGGA contains:
- a CDS encoding glycoside hydrolase family 2 protein, producing the protein MGRTRVSLDGEWQFLMDPKDEYAGALPEVSRFESRIRVPGSWEEQGFGEAPRLKQIDTWTKVREYVGPAWYRTEIVVEEHLGDGVERLVLAGVRWTSDVWVNGVYASRETSLSTEHVHDLTGLLVQGRNELLVRIDNRMRLPLEESHIHTRHTATHWGGITGGAVWESLPPTRIQKVRITADLAERAFRCRVEVAGEASRLAACSLTARFRAPNGEAFEVTSDCWGKETLLACPVGEKPYLWSDAAPHLYEAEFMIACDGAELDRVQRRTGFREIKALGQQLALNEQPVFLRGYVDCCIFPLTGYPVWDKAHYERQFRIARSYGFNHVRLHSWNAPRPFWEAADEAGMLVQTELPHWSAVYQPRGTAPHPDVDAFLQEELIRIYDRLNEHPSFVLFSMGNELIEDNGHERLNELVRLARERDPSRLVTDNTGFGQLPEQDREGDFYIHSFNWHKPLKTEEIAMPATNRDFSAVARLTEKPVLGHEHAQFSMYVRPQEKVKYSGVLQPTWLETTEQTLRAKGMEDRVGEFIEASGIHQVRSLKEALERVRRTPGAAGFQLLDIRDFPGQGHATTGILDVFWDSKGIAEPDGFLGFNGATALLMACESRTLFGGETLEARLSVSHYGDASELAGRVCWKLSAQDGDLLEEGVFPVSGIERGSVDEIGRVSVRVPESGARKLVLEAWLQETENGNDPTEIRNEWSFWTFERLKPDTGFPSVWSSASFIKQAIYGAQLEANAKFDPFTYPAERGVRLAIVERLTTNVLQYLVNGGRVWLLAGESEIYDFVLTKYLPVFWNYLMFSEQAGGTMGTIIHGHPAIGDFPHDGKSDWHWYELFNGSPAISLDTAPGIDPIIEPIDNFNRAKRLAYAFEANVGEGQLLVTSLAFRDVDDLKKPAAAYLFRQLLNYARSGDFQPKGTLTLGQVLSLFKLRGIHSFL
- a CDS encoding carbohydrate ABC transporter permease — translated: MKALVWICLIVISLLSLFPFYIMIVMSTHVTEDLFKGIPILPGDYLGQNLHTVLRSDFLRVYGNSLTVSVAAVAIAVMTSTLVGYAVAKFEFRGRKWLQLFVILTMMVPTQVGLIGYIIEMRHLGVGNTLWPVILVWAAFPFGGFFMIQFIRDSIPNDLLECARIDGCSEPGIFWRIVLPIIKPGLATLATLVFLWSWNNYLLPLVTINKATWYTLPVFISNLGIVHRTDYAARMAALTMATIPVLLLFLLGSRTFMKGLTAGAVKG